The following proteins come from a genomic window of Nicotiana tomentosiformis chromosome 12, ASM39032v3, whole genome shotgun sequence:
- the LOC138902915 gene encoding uncharacterized protein produces the protein MTSHLPRIFPMKKCCLLEKILQNHTLDREYFSIEQQTLRESEFGQHCLASAKIRFHGTNNMAEYEACILKIIMEIAMNIKELLVIRDSDQLIHHVQGEWSTRNVKILPYMRCVKELCKKFTKIDFKHVPRIQNMFVDALATLSSMIQHPDKNYIDPIEVEIRDQHAYCFYVDEEPNGKAWYLDIKKFLATREYLENATNGQNRALRRLENQMFLNGEALYRRTPDLGLLRYVDATEATRLLEEIHVGTCRPHMNGFTLAKKILIAGYFWRTMESDSIRYVQKCHRC, from the coding sequence ATGACGAGCCACTTACCACGTATTTTCCCAATGAAGAAGTGTTGTTTGCTGGAGAAGATATTGCAGAATCATACCCTGGATAGAGAATATTTTTCGATAGAGCAACAAACTTTAAGGGAGTCGGAATTTGGACAGCACTGTCTAGCAtcggcaaagataagattccatggtaccaataatatggctgaatacgaAGCATGCATCCTTAAAATCATAATGGAAATCGCCATGaacatcaaagaacttttggtTATAAGGGATTCTGATCAATTGATACACCATGTCCAAGGGGAATGGTCCACCAGGAATGTCAAGATACTTCCATATATGCGCTGTGTGAAGgagctatgcaagaagttcacaaagattgaTTTCAAGCATGTCCCCAGGATTCAAAACATGTTCGTTGATGCCCTTGCAACCTTATCATCTATGATtcaacatccagacaagaactacatcgacccTATCGAGGTAGAGATCAGGGATCAACATGCCTATTGCTTCTATGTAGATGAAGAACCAAATGGTAAAGCATGGTATCTCGACATCAAGAAATTCCTTGCAACCAGAGAATACCTGGAGaatgctactaatggtcaaaaTCGAGCCCTCAGGAGGCTGGAAAACCAAATGTTCCTCAACGGGGAAGCCCTGTATAGAAGGACCCCAGACTTAGGTTTGTTGAGATATGTAGACGCCACTGAGGCAACCAGACTATTAGAAGAGATACATGTAGGAACGTGCAGACCTCACATGAACGGGTTCACATTAGCTAAGAAGATCTTGATAGCTGGATACTTTTGGAGAACTATGGAAAGCGATAGTATCCGCTATGTACAGAAGTGTCACCGGTGCTAG
- the LOC138902916 gene encoding uncharacterized protein, whose protein sequence is MDVIGPIDSATSNGRRFILVSIDYFTKLVEASTYKVIPKKVVPDFVRNNIVCIFGIPESIITNNAANRNSTAHRPKMYGEVEAANQNISRILWKIVDNHR, encoded by the coding sequence ATGGACGTGATTGGACCTATAGACTCCGCAACATCAAATGGACGTCGTTTCATCTTGGTATCTATCGACTATTTCACCAAATTGGTCGAGGCATCTACTTACAAGGTCATCCCAAAGAAGGTAGTGCCAGATTTTGTCAGAAACAACATCGTCTGCATATTTGGGATACCAGAGTCTATCATCACTAACAACGCCGCTAACCGTAATTCCACGGCCCATAGACCAAAAATGTACGGGGAAGTCGAGGCAGCGAACCAGAATATCAGTAGAATTCTAtggaagatagtggacaatcatagataa
- the LOC138902917 gene encoding uncharacterized protein, protein MLVYVTEVVIPTKVKIPSLRVIREAKLDDAEWIWVIQEQLMLIDEKKMDAICHGQLYQNRMAIAFNKRVKPLQFTPGQLVLKKIFPHQEEVKGKFVPNWQGPYVVHRALSGGSLILAEMDGKVNMKPINSDAVKKYYV, encoded by the coding sequence ATGTTAGTATACGTCACTGAAGTTGTGATACCCACAAAGGTCAAAATACCATCTTTAAGAGTCATTCGAGAGGCAAAGTTGGATGATGCAGAGTGGATATGGGTCATACAGGAGCAACTTATGCTTATTGACGAGAAAAAAATGGATGCAATATGTCATGGTCAACTATATCAGAATCGGATGGCCATTGCATTTAACAAAAGAGTGAAGCCGCtccaattcacaccggggcagttagtcttgaagaaaatctttccccacCAAGAAGAAGTCAAAGGAAAGTTCGTTCCaaactggcaaggtccttacgtggttcacCGAGCACTATCGGGTGGATCTTtaatcttggcagaaatggatggaaAAGTCAACAtgaagcctatcaactcagacgcagtcaagaaaTACTATGTTTGA
- the LOC138902918 gene encoding uncharacterized protein, producing MDKEIMKLTLASIHSEPHAAFDICGIGHPTHECQASIEEINTVENYNFNAMGQRHPDFSWSSPGGTANAWKQNNCRPQGQGAPAYQNQQRQQFQRQQPIQPGLEDLMKAFIIQTDERLEPHSVPIREHRASIKKICTGFENMERQVGYLATLLSNRIPGALPADTKRNSKETVNVVTLRCGQVLKDPTITQKDVIIAKESGEQLKSDDDKKKKGPMKTEKKKKKGKSRREEHDESEHMHVLPFAQKLCREKLDKQKLEKENGEIRPVPISLQPTDQTTLIPKGIVEDVLVRIDKFIFPVDFIVVKMEDNKEVPLILGRPFLIMGRAILDIHERKLMLEWVRRL from the exons atggatAAAGAGATAATGAAGTTGACCTTAGCGTCGATACATAGTGAGCCTCACGCAGCTTTTGATATATGTGGAataggacaccctactcatgagtgtcaagcctcaattgaggaaATAAATACTGTGGAAAActacaattttaatgcaatgggtcagaggcaccccgatttttcatggagttcacctgggggtaccgcgaatgcatggaaacaaaataactgtagaccccagggacaaggagctccagcataccaaaatcagcagaggcagcaatttcagcGTCAACAACCTATTCAGCCTGGTCTAGAGGATCTAATGAAGGCTTTCATTATCCAAACTGATGAGAGGCTCGAACCTCATAGCGTACCTATACGAGAACATAGAGCATCTATCAAAAAAATATGTACTGGTTTTGAAAACATGGAAAGACAGGTTGGGTACCTAGCTACTCTATTATCTAATAGGATTCCAGGTGCTCTCCCTGCTGATACAAAAAGGAATTCCAAAGAAACGGtcaatgttgtgaccttgagatgTGGGCAAGTATTGAAGGATCCCACCATAACCCAAAAAGATGTGATAATtgcaaaagaaagtggggagcagctaaaaagtgatgatgacaagaagaagaaaggcccaatgaaaactgagaagaagaagaagaaaggaaaatcaagaagggaggaacatgatgagagcgagcatatgcatGTTTTACCTTTCGCTCAGAAGCTatgtagagaaaagctggacaagca gaaactggagaaggagaatGGAGAGATAAGGCCggtaccaatatctttgcagccgACGGACCAAACGACTTTGATACccaaggggatagtggaagatgtcttagttcggatAGATAAATTCATCtttcctgtagattttatagtagtgaagatggaggataataaggaggtccccctcatcctagggaGACCATTCTTAATAATGGGTAGAGCAATATTGGATATACACGAGAGGAAGCTCATGCTAGAGTGGGTGAGAAGACTGTAA